In Aricia agestis chromosome 21, ilAriAges1.1, whole genome shotgun sequence, the sequence tgAACTGCATCAATAGTGACTTAAGCCTGTGTTTGAAGGTGCGTTAGTGTTGTGAATTAGATTAAATACGTGGACGTGGattaaattgtattaaaagtgaaatttgaATCTGTGCGAATGaggattaaatttaaattaaattatgtgaTCAATCAATTAATTAATCAACGGGTTATTGATCGATGTTTGGAAATTTACCGTTGTACTACACCTACGGTTAGACTCGACATACTTGTAACAAagtttcattttaaataaaataacaatgacTTTAACTATGTGACTTAACAGTTAGAAGTTACTGTATTATAACTGAATTATGCCGTCTAACtagtgtttaatattttatactttattttgtatattctaggAAACGGTGAAAACTCTTTTATTTGATCTACAAAAGTGATTCAAATAATAACTAGAACAAATTAaacctaaaattaaataattcaaaAGATTTAAGAACGCACACAAATAatggattaaaataaaaaattaaattaaataaaaaaaatggattaaattaaaaaaataagatttaattttaaaaaatatttttacaggagCACGCACTCAAAGCGACGGAAAGATTGAGCGCGGCACGGAAACTCGACCTGGTTGAAGGTGTGACCCTCATCAACAATGAGCCTCGTGAAGCCAAGAGCCTGGACATCCTGTCTTCGGACCCTAAGGAGAGGAACCAGCAGATCACTGAGCGGCTTTGGACAACCACGTCAGAGCTGCTGAGGAAGAGTGACTTGGAGGTCAGCTTTGCTGATGATGCGGCTGACGAGAAGGAATCCAGAGCCATCGATGACGGTGAGATTTTTTTTCTAGAACCTTCTATCATTGTAAATagtattaaattcaaaattcTTTCCAGAACTTTCTCTGGTTCATCTTTTccttaaaacaaaattattgatGGTTTAGCTAATGAAAATCTAAAATTCTTCTTTTCTTGTGACtagtcttttttattttatttcttgaaaaaaaattttggcaacttgaaaatatattttatcaaactTCAGTGTTTCTAGagtaacttcttaataaaaaaaaagaagagacatcttttttaaatacgaatagtgcaattatttttaattgcaaAATTAATTAGCTCAAAATTGCACAACGTGTAAGATAGTAAAGTTAATCATAGAATTAGCGAGTTAACACTAAACTGaataaattagaataaaatCAAGAGTGAATTATACCTAAAGACGTAAGTACTAATTAGTTGAAGAAGATATTAGATATCGTACTGACAGTTAAACtgcaatcttatatataaaattctcgtgtcacaatgttaggccgcgtactccttcgaaacggcttcaccgatttttaccaaattttatatgcatattcagtaggtctgagaatcggctactgggaacttattatattgataagtgcataatagtttgttgaataaataatagtaaattattacaactcgagactgacggcgaccattgtttgtgcgacgggatagcgatgaacgttgccatggtgacatacttatttagtcacttcaataaaataatacgggcgaaatactttatatggcaaagaaacgtttgccgggacagctagtatttatatatatttttaaatattgttactattaaaattttcacTGACACAGCTTACGATAAAAGTATTGAGCTAAACAAAGCTTCCTAAAACATTCCTAACATCATTTAGAGTGCCTAAAAAAGCATTAAAAATGTGGGCGAAGTCGAATGTATCTGCAGATAGCGTTCCAATAAATATTGACATTTCGTTTCTAATTAGACTATTTCTATTCACGTCAACTCAGTAGACTTCTACTGAGCTTATTCATTCTATACGCACTTTGGCTATTGTAATACCATTTCTAAAACTTCAAGAATGTTCGAGAACAAAGAAAACAACATCTTTAGCTTAAAACTTAATCATTCCCTTTCTCATATGTCTGCCTGTTAAATTTGGTTGATTTATTGGACAAAacttttccaaaaaaatgtacgattcccctGCGATAAATTGATTTCAGCGCTACAATGTTGCAGGCAATATAAATCAACGTTATAAGTAAATCAAGAAAAGGATGACAATGCAAAATTGCGAAACCTAGCTGAAGACGAATTCGatgatttttttgttacataacAAACTTCACACATGATTTACCTAACAAGATAAAAGCTTGGCAATCAACCAATAAAATAGAAAAGCCTTAGAAAGTTAAACGATTAACAGAAAATCTTAATGAAGCAATCAATATACAAGACGCGGTCCAAAACTTTAACAATTCTACGGCTTAGAAACTTATTCAAATCAGTTAAATAGAGAATAgacaaactaaaaaaatatttttctcttgATAATACAGATAAAACAAATATatatagaataaaattaattattaaaaaaaatatgagaaaatatgttttaattgcaaagaaaaaattttttttaattaattcttttatttttaaacgtttaaGTAATCCACTAatcttattttttcattaagaatatTCACctcagaaaaatatttaaaaaagtaaaagttgccaaaaattaaataacaattccAAGAATGCCAATCAATCTTGATTTTATTGGATAAAAACTCGAAAGAGAAACCTCATAAGTGTGTCAAAGTTTACTGACTTTAAAATCTTCCATTCATTAGTTAAACCTTAACATTCtctcatttaaattataattgttattCCCAGACAAACAATTacacaattaaaatatatatcattAAGGGTCCAACAGTTATTTAGAAAGAAGTTTAtgcattaacataataattttgcaTTCACTCATctcattatttttgttacacattcaATTTTCCCTTTACATATAGAAAGTAAGGGAttgcaataacataatatttgctcttccgtaacaataatttaaattaataaaaacacttttaaaattttgccGTTTTAAGAACTTAGTTTCTACGAATTTGCCTTATACTATGAtccctatttttttattttgtttccatCCTATGATCaaatttgcgatttttttttaacttttccaAAGTTTGATTCTAAAAGTTATATTAAGAATCAAAGTGTGCTTAGAAAAAGTTTTCTAAAGCCTAAAGCTCGTTAAGCATGGTAATAAAAGTTTATCTATAGTCACAGACCTCATGTCCCACTGACCAGTCAACATAAACCTACTTTATACTAACCTATTGTTTTGTCGTTTCTATTTTAACCGACTCCAAAAAAGTGGATGTGTGTGACAAATCcacaatgatttttttttgagtaGGCTATAAATAACTCAAGCGTCAATTTCTAAATATACCAACCAGAGATGTTTAATgattactttaattaaatagAGTTTGAGATAActctaattaaataatatgtcaaaatctgCGTTAAATTATAGTTCGTACGTAATCGTTTAATCTCTTAGATTGCCATCACAACTCGAATAAAATTTGGCATCCACGTAAGATGATTGACGATCAAAGAATTTGCCATCACACTTGGGCAACTGTTTGATAATTAATTACTTCACAATCCACAGCAAACATTGGCAATGATAGACAAATTGTTCGTAATTGTCCATCTAGGTCCAATATCATTTTTAAATGAATTGCCGTGCAATTtcgtttatttattaaattatcatgAGCACTAATAGCTAAGTAATTTCAATGGGAGTCACTTTCTTACGAAATCATTCTTCTTTCCAGTTGAAGAAAGCCGCGGCAAAAAGAAGAAGCTCAAGAAGAAGTTGAAGTTGCTTCTTCCCCTCGCCATCCTCGGTAAGATCAAGGCCATCATCCTGATCGTTGGAGCCTTATTGGTCATCGCCGCCTCCGTCTTCAAGATTGCTCTGCTAGCCAAGCTTGCCTTCGTCGCCAAGATCATAGCTATCATCAAAGCGCTGATAGCCAAGAAGTCCTCTCATCATGTCGAGGAAGTCTGGGCCAGTCCAGCCTATGAGGAGCACGGCCATGGACAAGGTGGATGGGAGTCCAACGGCTGGTCCAGGTCAAGGAACGAAGCGTCCAACCTGGCCTACTCGGCATACAACCAGTAAACCAAATAGTTAAGTTATTTATTCAAATCTAATTTATTGTGTGAATGAATTTTGTCTCTCCTAGGCGGCatgtaaatatgtatttgtgatattattttagttagtttatttattttttatcgtattttatgtttttttttcttttattttgttttttgaggTTCTATAGCAACTAGGACTCTCATAGTTTCATATTTTGGTTCCatagtatgtattttattataatttaaatgatatttatttatataatttttttcgtatCTATGAGTTTATCTATGATATTGCATTTTTGgatatactatatttttatgtaagtaagtatgtcatttattttatttatttattgtaagtatatattttacgatattttatgattatatgtgtatatattttCCGTCTAGTATTGCTTAAGCGTGGTTGctcaatttatttataatagtcataataaaaccaaacttcatcaaaatgaattttatttttccttACTCTTAGACCTAAGATAAGTCcattacaaaacataatatataatatacttgacAGATGAGAACATATAcgagaaaaatattatagaaatatCATAGACAATATGTCCTACGTACCTTGGTCGGACTAAGTAGATCCTGGCCAAAAGATTTATAAGTAGACTGGAagtctacgtaatttggttggagTATGTCAAGCGCCGACGTCAAAACAAGTAATATTGTCTTAAGGTAAATTCAGACCGAAACGCGACGCGtaggtgcatttctaaatttgtatggatttgacagattggaatgacgtttcacgcaattgaaatctgtcaaattcatacaaatttagaaacgcaTCTAAGCgtctcgttgcggtctgaattgaccgttACTATTACATTATTGATGTGtacaaaaaaccttttgttttttttttgcccgCTAGTGTCAGCACGTctatcattaatattataaatgcgaaagtgcctgtctgtctgttacctcttcacaccctaACCgctagaataaaataatatttattgcatgaaatctatatatataaaactcaaaggtgactgactgacatggtgatctatcaacgcacagcccaaaccactggacggatcgggctgaaattttgcatgcaggtagatgttatgtcgtaggcatccgctaagaaaggattttgataaattccaaccccaaggggttaaaataggggatgaaagtttgtatataataatacttcttaacgcgagcgaagccgcgggcaaataTCGTGTGGTTTATAAAggtgttacaatattattatggtttatatggatccaacattctgccgctgaaccgattttgctgttttctatggagatactttgagtcccgggataggacataggataattttctGTTCCCGCACATCTAGTGTCATATTTCAATAATAGAGTTTTGGTTCGGTGCGAACGTTTCATATACTCTGTACTAtctaaacgcctccgtggtctagtggtacagagcgcggctcttgactcggaggtcgtgggttcgatttccgcgttggaaacatgttatttccaagtttggttaggacaatgcaggctgatcacctgattgtctgacaagtaagatgatccttgcgtcggatgggcatgtaaaaagtcggtcctgcgcctggtctctcgccagtcgtgtcggtcgtccgtcccactgggttatgagagtaaaggaatagagagtgctcttgtgtactgcgcacacactagggcactataaaattactcctgcgtagctggcctggtttcaccgaaaccggtgttggGAGCTATTACTATCTAATTCCATTCTAATTATTGCTATCCAAGTGTCATGGTTCATGTAGCCAAGTTGTGAATCTTGTGTCAGAGGTGTCATTTCGAGTGTCAGACGTGTCATTTTGAGCGACACGACAGAGGTATCTTATTTAGGACAGCTCTTTTGTATCCACACACCTTGACAATGTAATGTAAGATGATTATAGGTCTGTATACAATAAATTGCTAATAAATCAAATTCCCTGACGGACATAATAGCATATACACTACACAGGGTCTAAAaaacaaattgataataataatactttttggtATTATCCTAGTATTATCCATTCGTTTTGTtccttataaagagttcaccgttacagcacaatagacataacgaccagtagttcgaatgcaaagagacggacaggtttcaatatctgtcaaattcgtcgggtttcactaggattatgaacggaatgtgcctcgcgctggctgataaaatttatttttaaatattaaaaataaagttttcaaaattttattctgacaattttaatcacatgtgccaaaacacaaacaactatactaccaaagaggaacacgtccatcgaatatgtcatagttttaaattcgtaggtaacaagttaacaaccctagcgatgaTTTTCgccataatacgtcaaatttaaaaatttcaacatcagttctaagtcggcatactctatcattctgtctactctggttacAGTAGCAACACTAAAACGTAGCACTAAAACGAAGAAGTAATGTTTCTAGTGAGAAATGCCGCAACATGATAAACTTGCACtgacaaaattttgaaaaaagttggtcttccagcgctgctaccttTACAAACCCTGTATGTACTTACTGTCACTTcattttttacaccctgtataggttaTGTCTTCGTCGCCTGCTTTATACAAGGGAGCacagtatactttttattttaaaatgcctATTGGCTATttagtatgtactatcagaaaagttgattcctaggcagttgcgggacctaagtaatttgatcgcgttaagtcaaacccatccgaccgaccacagctaacattgaattgatataagccgatcacatgacgtaggtccgtcaactgcctaagaatcaatttcctcgatggtatcctaccaaatttcatcaaaatattttttgttttctatcCATTCTGGCAAAATATATATAACAAAAGTttgaataattatattgttactgGTTTCCGTTAGACAatggctcaatcccctaccattatcccttccctaccttcccctattcccttccctaccctcccctattaccccattccgtctcaaaaggccggcaacgcacatgctgcgagtgttcatgggcgacggaagttgctttccatcaggtgacccttttgctcgtttgcccccttatttcgtaaaaaaaatgcaactatcaatattattttaacaaaactaGGAGACATGGAACCTACTGTATGACCAAGATGCCAATGACTTacggttttaaatattatattgcatgtCATTGAGATAAACGAAGATTATCTCAATGACAggcatttaagtaattttaaccaaatgttgtatattaaaaaaacggccaagtgcgagttggactcgcgcacgaagggttccgtaccgttatagagcaaaaataggccaaaaattgtgttttttgtatggccccttaaaattttattttgttttcagtataatatgctgttataacggcaacagatatacacaatttgctCGTTCGTGGCAATAGCTGTTTTAAATTCGCAACAGATGGTAAGTAAAATTAAGATGGGGGGCTCTAGAAAAAACATATTATCAAAGTGGGCTGTGAGCAAAATAAGGTTGAGAAACTATGGCTTAGAGGCTAGAGCGTTGCTATTGAAGCCACTTTAATTTTACCGAACGAACTCTGCCGGCATCCTAGGACACCCACATCCCATAGGCCTGCcagcctagcatacgccaacgagatatctcactctatatgtttctcgatgtttgatggattgtatcttcatctctattgaccctagcaagacaaatattttttctcgcgtagatctatcatcggaATAACACgtcatttttatagagttttgtcgagataatgtcgagattttgacattatgagacgagtagtttttaattatctcgagagtgagatatctcgttggcgtatactAGGCAGGCTGGCCAGGCCTATATACTGCCTATATGTACTgtataaatccagagctgggtCGTGGGCTTATTTCCttcgttggaaacatattgttattttcaagtttggttaggacatttcggactgatcacctgattgtctgacaagtaagatgatccatgcgtcggatggccaTGTaaggtcggtcctgcgcctgacctctcaaCAGTCATGTCCGTTGTCCGTCCCATTTGGttattatagaaataaaataattattaatgaatattaatatataaggaATAGAATGCTATTGTGTTTACAATACACGATAGCACATTATATTTCTTCTCTCACACTATTGGGCAATCATGggcatatacgtgggagagccatgcttcggcacgaatgggccggctcgaccggataaataccacgttctcacagaaaaccggcgtgaaacagcgcttgcgctgtgtttcgccgagtgagtgagtttaccggagacccaatcccctaacccctaccctattcccttacctaccctcaactattcccttcccttccctaccctcccctattaccctattccctcttaaaaggtcggcaacgcacttgcagctcttctgatgctgcgagtgtccatgggcgacggaagttgctttctatcaggtgacccgtttgctcgtttgcccccttatttcataaaaaaaaaaaatattgtcatgcCAAGACGTAAGTATTATCAAAACTTTATAAGTTGTGTCTCCTATTTTATTTGCAGGCGCTCTGTAGTTAAATAATCAAAGTATGCTGTCCACCGGCTGCGACTTGGTTGCGATGAAATTCGTTCGTTAAAACCGTACCGTTTGTCGGTAATAAGCTatcctatataatataacatctaTTCTGGGGACTGGAGACTCAgagtgtataattttaagtaggtatgCAGCACCCGTAGAAAAACAGTTGGCTCGGCTTAAAAACAAACAGATTGCCACACCGCCTCTACTATACAGGTAATtctgtattaataattatgttatgttCCATAATTCAGAGAATTAATCAGTTCGGCACTTAAGAGTATTTTGGTTCAAAATAATTTGTTGATTTAGTGTTAAACACTGCCATCTTTATACACGACTACGAAACATAATGGAAAGTTTCACTTCTTTAATACTAGGTAGCTACACGCGAGCATTGTACAACTTAGTTACACTATTACACACGAGATGGCACTCAAGACAAATGCAATGAGACAACAGTTTTCTTGACTCTAGATGGCGTTATAGGTATGATAATAATCACAAAGATATTAAACCACATAGGTAATAatgtatttatataaatttttaaacactgattatgtaataaaaacagATTATATCTACAAATTGGTGTACATAATTACCATTTAATTGTATATAACCCTTAAAATTTCTAAAAACTATTTGTAATATAGCAGGTTATATTGTAAACTTTCTTAAgacaatttttttgtcattctAGAGAATGGTAATGGTAAAAGGTAGACCTTCGATCGATAGCCCTTTTATTAGACCGCAAGATAGAAACGAAATCACACCCAAAATTGGTTGAAAACATTACcagaaactttaaaatataaccgCAACGCGCATTTCACAAATCGTCTGGAAAATTACGAGAAAGAGAAGAAAGtcgaaatattaatttagatattataaGTGGTAGTCTAGTTTTAGTTAACACTGgtattatattacttaatcccgcggaaccgtacatgttACCATGTTAAAAAATAGCCTACCTGTCCCGTAGGTTATGACTATGTTagatttatcaaaattggttcagtgtgGTTATGTAAACTAGGTTTATTTTTTGGAATTTCTCAATTGGAAATTCACCGAGAACCCTACATTTTGCcattataaaaagtagccatCTTTTCGTGAGGTTTAGTACCAGATAATTTCGAAGAAATCGGATttcttacatattattaatataactaaCTTGGGCGTAAAACTGCCGAATGTAATTTGATTAAGTACCCATTGAATGTTAAAATTGGCTGTGTTATTGCTTACAACAATAATTGATGAATGAACACGgcttaagcattggtgtgttgTGCCGATGATTAACTTTTTGTAAGCGTGAATTGAATTAAATTTATGATGtccaatactaatattataaatgcaaaagtgcgtTTGTTTGTCTGTGATATGATTTGCAGAAatgtggtatggagatactttgagtcccggaaaaggacataggatactttttatcccggaaacgtacggttcccgcgcgaatttTGGCGTCACAGTCACAGAATTTCGTTCACGTAAATATCTTTACATACAAATCGTGAcccacaaaattacgctcgtgtgaatcaaacaggacttttgtatgaagatgaatgcagcagaatttctgccagccgaaattctgcgactcacaactcacaaattacgctcgattggcttcacccttagtgTATTGTTTATCGGGAACCCAACCATATATTCTTACGGGATGAGAACTATTCTTTTCCTTACCcgatactcaaagtatctgcaaaaccaaatttcatcaaaatcggttcaaccgtctattggtaacagacaaactttcgcatatattatgttagtatatataatattggcTTCTCATCAGGTGAGAGGTCACTCAGACCAGTGACTTTCTTCCCCGGAATGTCACGGCGCGACGGACAGACCGGTTTTATATATAGATTGAAGATTGGTGACTTGacaatatttgtattattaaatTGAACGTGTACTTTAAGATATTGAGTAATTTGTTCGGAAGTTTTGTCTCTTTTACTTGATTTTTAATCCCCCACAAAAAGAGGTGTTTaggtttgacgtgtctgtctgtctgtatgtgtaTGTGTGTCAAAAtaggtccacccgtttggatgcctCCGTGGTAtagtggcttagagcgtggctcttgactcggagggcatgagttcgattcctgcgttggaaacatattatttccaagtttggttaggacaacgcaggctgatcacctgcgTCGAcacgtctgacaagtaagatgatccatgcgtcagaagacatccctccgcctaagggtcgaacgtctgcagtctcgccacgaggtcaacttcagttcctttgtggtgagagtaccgacgcatcttctatcgacctttgaagcggaggaattctggccgactgatgagactccggaatgaagcgagCGTCACGTCGCCATTAATTCGTGATAAAGTCTAGTtgttaagattataattaatatgtatgttagacataaggtatatattgtatgggcctacgtagcctgatttaaataaataaattaaaatttaataatttaaaaaagtcagtcctgcgcttgatctctcgccagtcgtgtcggtcctccgtcccactgggttatgacttatgagagtgaaaggaatagagagtgcccaggtgtgtactgcgcacacacctgggcactataaaattactcctgccctgcgtaactggcctggtttcaatgaaactggccactgtcaccgaaatcggtgtggggagtattattactcTTTTGGATGCTGCGACGCTATGGACATACACTCAGACAGAAAAGTCCaacttataaattactagaCGATTCCCGCAAATATGTTACGCCAAAACTGAAAAGTAAATATCCTatgcccccccctcccccccctcccgggaatcaaagtatataagtaatatatgtcccggcaaatgttgttatgccataaaatgattttctctgttttcctgcttttctcttgaagttttttctaattttttttctatagaccttacggagcccgagacctttccaatgaatgcaaaaccgtggaaatcggttcgtgcgttctggagttatagcgtcaggaaggaaaacccgacttatttttatatattagactagcgacccgccccggcttcgcacgggtataaaataaattacggcctaagtcactgaaaaaataattaaaatcgattcagtagtttgattttaaataatttatattaattactacccgtggcccgcattggtcggtactgccgcaaaagctacttacgtcccgcaatttttaaatctgtaatatcttcgaaaatattaatttaaaattaaaatcgtaataattatgctgtaaggggtcaaaatcaataatgtatttaaagtatttaattgaataaggattattgccgtattggttaaaatcgcttcgaaaattagccattatttgaagtttaaagtaaatgacaaaaaaaaatgttattgtgagtttaccggaggcccaatcccctaccctattcccttccctacccttccctattcccttcccttcccttcctatccctgccctcccctattccctcttaaaaggccggtaacgaacctgcagctcttctgatgctacgagtgtccatgggcgacgaaagttgctttccatcaggtgacccgtttgctcgtttgcccccttattttatatataccatcgcggagttttctgtagaccttttcaatgtgtacaatacgcacccctgcattggtacttgtactattatctattctgtggcattggtagcgcccacttcgaaacgggcgtaaatcgcaatattttaatttcgccataacttctaaaccaaacgtccaattttagtcattcaaagagcaaatataatctacataaactgtacttagtgacgaaattatttattttgataaggattattagcatgagtaaaataaatgcgtttaaatgtagtaaaaaaaaatcaagatttttaaatttaaaaaaaaatggtttttgtgcctcacttgacatagatagtcTACTTGAtattgtgtcgcggacatttttgtagatatatctacatttacttagaacattgtatagttctatcttttatagtttaggcagcgtacgcaaaataagaaaattttctacttgtttccgaaaaactgaaatatcttacgggaccctatattctccaaaataaaaagtagcctatgttactcataaataatgtagctttcaaatggtgaaagaatttttaaaatcggtccagtagtttttgagcctattcattacaattaaacaaacaaagtttacctctttataatattagtatagatatctaCCTAATTTAAGCAAAACCGGTTCTGCGGCtaagacgtgaagaggtaaaagacatacacacatttataatattagtatgcattaTTGTTgtcgtaaataaaatattgtttgtaaaaACGTGGCCTCATTCTATAGCCGCAGTTTTATGATAGagcttaattattatgattagaaTTGTTTTCACTAATTAAATCCACTTTCAATCGGCACTTAGAAGTTTGCATAATTGCTAACAGATAATCTCTACAATAAATTAGGGTGGCCATCCGTTTCTTCGAAAGAAAGACTTGTGAGACTGTTGAAAGAAATCAAAGAATTGGTAGAAACTATAAAACAACAGCGCAATTAAACCAACGCGTT encodes:
- the LOC121737536 gene encoding uncharacterized protein LOC121737536; its protein translation is MRVPVLILCVLGYACAGPIAQEESVLRVFVNNFVNCINSDLSLCLKEHALKATERLSAARKLDLVEGVTLINNEPREAKSLDILSSDPKERNQQITERLWTTTSELLRKSDLEVSFADDAADEKESRAIDDVEESRGKKKKLKKKLKLLLPLAILGKIKAIILIVGALLVIAASVFKIALLAKLAFVAKIIAIIKALIAKKSSHHVEEVWASPAYEEHGHGQGGWESNGWSRSRNEASNLAYSAYNQ